One region of Malania oleifera isolate guangnan ecotype guangnan chromosome 6, ASM2987363v1, whole genome shotgun sequence genomic DNA includes:
- the LOC131158467 gene encoding uncharacterized protein LOC131158467, with product MNLEGSSAHASGDDGADPSGAGGGDSDAVLRSVAQHVIAQIAWSSRGQGGIPIDQDCTIEKFIKMNAQTFLGGFDPVVAKNWTQEIEKIGTVLHCMDELRVLYATYKLTKIFFDHYFPATVREAKVIKFVKLTLGSLTAQQYAAKFIELSRFAPYIIPNEVKRVRMFERGLRQDIFKQVAVLKMEDLSELVDRATVAEESEQKDAWTPS from the exons ATGAACCTTGAGGGTAgcagtgcccatgccagtggtgatgatggtgcagacCCCTCTGGTGCGggtggtggtgattcagatgcagttctGCGTAGTGTGGCTCAACATGTTATAGCTCagattgcatggagctctagAGGGCAGGGAGGCATACCGATAGATCAGGATTGTAccattgagaagtttattaaaaTGAATGCTCAAACATTTTTAGGAGGATTCGATCCTGTTGTGGCTAAAAATTGGACgcaagagatcgagaaaataGGGACAGTGCTCCACTGTATGGATGAACTGAGGGTTCTTTATGCTACCTATAAATTAACAa aaatcttctttgatcaTTATTTTCCTGCCACTGTCAGAGAGGCTAAGGtaataaaatttgtaaaattgACTCTGGGAAGTCTCACAGCCCAGCAATATGCGGCAAAGTTCATTGAGCTATCACGCTTTGCCCCCTACATCATCCCAAATGAGGTGAAAAGGgtgaggatgtttgagaggggcttgaggcaagATATCTTCAAGCAGGTGGCAGTCCTAAAAATGGAGGATTTATCTgaattggtggatagggccaccgtagcagaggagagtgaacAGAAAGATGCGTGGACCCCGAGTTAG